From a single Sinomonas atrocyanea genomic region:
- the ssd gene encoding septum site-determining protein Ssd yields the protein MARNEQEQSAGAGGWLPEAGPIVCCITGDAALRDECARAAAVAGAVFEGVPSVGEDPQLWTRADLVLLGADISEVPPQRRGPTILVGAASQRHLLWDRAAALGIDHVAELPDAAGWLVDYMGRRGSEGPSGVVVGVVGGCGGAGASTTAVLLAGAAAHGGARVLLVDGDRLAGGLEAVLGEQPLEGLRWPDLASAHGAINPEQLAASLPRAAGAGVLSWPAGPRPAVRVPGAAISGVVEAARAAFDLVVVDIGRGREGIEDFGWASDRILVVVPGTLGGALSAAQLVHELPPVPLGVVLRGGTGEGVDAEQLAGLIGCPLVARIPHLRRAAAAAEWGRLMELARSGPLRRLAAAVCEALPERAPAASAGDGPALALGARLAGRGRRVAR from the coding sequence ATGGCGAGGAACGAGCAGGAACAGTCGGCCGGGGCCGGGGGATGGCTCCCGGAGGCGGGCCCGATCGTGTGCTGTATCACCGGTGACGCGGCGCTCCGGGACGAGTGCGCGAGGGCCGCCGCGGTGGCGGGCGCCGTCTTCGAGGGCGTCCCGTCCGTCGGTGAGGACCCGCAGCTCTGGACGCGGGCAGACCTTGTGCTGCTCGGGGCGGACATCAGCGAGGTTCCTCCGCAGAGGCGCGGCCCGACCATCCTCGTCGGCGCCGCATCTCAGCGCCATCTGCTGTGGGACAGGGCCGCGGCGCTGGGGATCGACCACGTGGCCGAGCTGCCGGACGCTGCCGGCTGGCTCGTGGACTACATGGGCAGGCGAGGTTCGGAGGGGCCCTCGGGTGTGGTGGTCGGCGTCGTCGGCGGGTGCGGCGGCGCGGGCGCCAGCACGACGGCGGTGCTGCTCGCGGGTGCCGCGGCGCACGGCGGGGCGCGGGTGCTGCTGGTGGATGGCGACAGGCTCGCAGGAGGTCTCGAGGCCGTCCTGGGCGAGCAGCCGCTCGAGGGGCTGCGCTGGCCCGACCTGGCCTCCGCACACGGCGCCATCAATCCCGAGCAGCTGGCCGCCTCGCTGCCGAGGGCGGCCGGGGCCGGGGTCCTGTCCTGGCCCGCCGGTCCGCGTCCTGCCGTGCGGGTTCCGGGGGCCGCCATCTCGGGTGTGGTCGAGGCGGCCCGTGCAGCGTTCGACCTGGTCGTCGTCGACATCGGGCGTGGACGGGAAGGGATCGAGGACTTCGGGTGGGCCAGCGACCGGATCCTCGTCGTGGTGCCCGGCACCCTGGGTGGGGCGCTCTCCGCTGCCCAGCTCGTCCATGAGCTGCCCCCGGTGCCACTGGGCGTCGTGCTCCGCGGAGGCACCGGGGAAGGGGTCGACGCCGAACAGCTGGCCGGGCTCATCGGCTGTCCCCTGGTGGCCCGGATTCCCCACCTTCGACGCGCCGCTGCCGCGGCGGAGTGGGGTCGCCTCATGGAGCTGGCGCGCTCGGGGCCCCTGCGGCGGCTCGCCGCCGCAGTGTGCGAGGCGCTGCCCGAGCGGGCCCCGGCTGCTTCAGCGGGTGACGGCCCGGCACTCGCCCTCGGCGCCAGGCTCGCCGGGCGCGGGCGGAGGGTCGCGCGGTGA
- a CDS encoding bifunctional 3'-5' exonuclease/DNA polymerase → MYQLVAPAPDGGVLLQRLDRGGAPAGTAQIVPGSHFAALAQSVEAEERPRWVWQRTTDWYPRLLAAGVEVQRCHDLTLSAAILAHSAFVAGSGYTPSIPLGSPLDEPDSGRSGWPGQHQDALFEARTPGVDADEAVAELGAQLGAVSGSPRRQRLALLLAAESAGALAAAEMRRSGVPWDAEVHDALLVERLGPRPRGTARPALLEAKAAELRGLLASPHLNPDSPQELLRALHRAGIETNSTRAWELRKFTHPAVAPLLEYKKMARLLAANGWSWLETWVSEGRFRPEYVVGGVVTGRWASRGGGAMQIPAEVRSAARALPGHRLVVADASQLEPRVLAALAGDEAMAGAARGRDLYAGIAAAGFGGDRAQAKVALLGAIYGATTGESGRLMPQLARLYPQAVALVEQAARDGERGLAVTTHLGRSTPPPSPRWLASQRTTSAQEQHRADAIARDRGRFTRNFVVQGTAAEWAECWMADLRGRLRRIRSRGHRAELVYFLHDEVVIHAEESVAEDCAAAVQDAAQTAGRLLFHHAPVEFPLSVAVVESYDHAK, encoded by the coding sequence GTGTACCAGCTCGTCGCCCCCGCACCGGACGGCGGAGTGCTGCTGCAGCGCCTCGACCGGGGCGGTGCCCCGGCCGGAACCGCGCAGATCGTCCCGGGCAGCCACTTCGCCGCGCTCGCCCAGAGCGTCGAGGCGGAGGAGCGCCCGCGGTGGGTGTGGCAGCGCACCACCGACTGGTATCCGCGGCTCCTTGCCGCAGGGGTCGAGGTGCAGCGGTGCCACGACCTCACCCTCAGCGCCGCGATCCTCGCTCATTCGGCCTTCGTGGCCGGAAGCGGCTACACGCCCTCGATCCCGCTGGGCAGCCCCCTCGACGAGCCGGACTCCGGGCGCAGCGGCTGGCCCGGGCAGCACCAGGATGCCCTGTTCGAGGCCAGGACGCCCGGCGTCGACGCCGACGAGGCCGTGGCCGAGCTCGGGGCCCAGCTGGGCGCGGTCTCCGGGTCACCGCGGCGCCAACGGCTCGCCCTCCTGCTCGCGGCCGAGTCCGCGGGGGCTCTGGCCGCGGCCGAGATGCGGCGCTCCGGTGTGCCGTGGGACGCGGAAGTCCACGACGCCCTCCTCGTCGAAAGGCTCGGCCCGCGTCCGCGGGGGACGGCGAGGCCCGCCCTCCTCGAGGCGAAGGCGGCCGAACTCCGCGGCCTCCTCGCCTCCCCGCACCTCAACCCGGACTCACCGCAGGAACTCCTCCGCGCGCTCCACCGCGCCGGCATCGAGACGAACAGCACCCGTGCCTGGGAGCTGCGGAAGTTCACCCATCCAGCGGTCGCGCCGCTGCTCGAGTACAAGAAGATGGCCCGGCTGCTCGCCGCCAACGGCTGGTCGTGGCTGGAGACGTGGGTCTCGGAGGGCCGCTTCCGCCCAGAGTATGTGGTCGGCGGCGTCGTGACAGGCCGCTGGGCGTCCCGGGGCGGCGGTGCGATGCAGATTCCGGCGGAGGTCCGCTCCGCAGCCCGCGCGCTCCCGGGCCATCGCCTCGTCGTGGCCGACGCCTCGCAGCTCGAGCCGCGGGTCCTCGCTGCGCTGGCCGGCGACGAGGCGATGGCCGGCGCCGCGCGCGGCCGCGACCTCTATGCGGGCATCGCGGCTGCAGGGTTCGGCGGCGACCGGGCCCAAGCGAAGGTCGCGCTCCTCGGCGCGATCTACGGCGCCACGACCGGAGAGTCGGGCCGGCTCATGCCGCAGCTCGCCCGCCTGTATCCCCAGGCCGTCGCCCTCGTCGAGCAGGCCGCGAGGGATGGCGAGCGGGGGCTGGCGGTGACGACGCACCTGGGCCGCAGCACCCCTCCCCCGTCGCCCCGCTGGCTCGCCTCACAGCGCACCACGAGCGCCCAGGAGCAGCACCGCGCAGACGCGATCGCCCGCGACAGGGGTCGCTTCACGCGCAACTTCGTGGTGCAGGGCACGGCCGCCGAATGGGCCGAGTGCTGGATGGCCGACCTGCGGGGCCGGCTTCGCCGCATCAGGTCGCGCGGGCACCGCGCCGAGCTCGTCTACTTCCTCCATGACGAGGTGGTCATCCATGCCGAGGAGTCCGTGGCCGAGGACTGCGCCGCCGCCGTCCAGGACGCGGCGCAGACCGCCGGGCGGCTGCTCTTCCACCACGCTCCCGTTGAGTTCCCCCTGAGTGTGGCCGTCGTCGAGTCCTACGACCACGCGAAGTGA
- a CDS encoding NUDIX hydrolase, producing the protein MSARAELEELVRAIRAGHTDPFDRRWHPATLPGASRKAAVLVLFGVLDDVPAVSHRPLAPADLDVLLLERASTLGSHPGQVAFPGGSQDPEDATLVDCALREAREETGLDPAGVEVLGELPPLGMAVSRFLVTPVVGWWASPSPVDVVDYGESAQVFRTPVRDLLDPDNRVMAVLHRRGARFASPGFEVNGVLVWGFTAMVLDSLFTALGWGVPWDRTREHRVDP; encoded by the coding sequence GTGAGCGCCCGAGCGGAGCTCGAGGAGCTGGTCCGCGCCATCCGCGCCGGCCACACCGACCCCTTCGACCGCCGGTGGCACCCGGCAACCCTTCCGGGGGCCTCGCGGAAGGCCGCAGTCCTGGTCCTCTTCGGCGTCCTCGACGACGTCCCGGCCGTTTCGCACCGCCCGCTCGCACCCGCCGATCTCGACGTCCTGCTCCTCGAGCGGGCCTCGACTCTGGGCTCGCACCCAGGCCAGGTCGCCTTCCCCGGCGGCAGCCAGGACCCCGAGGACGCCACGCTCGTGGACTGTGCCCTCCGGGAGGCCAGGGAGGAAACCGGCCTCGACCCCGCCGGAGTCGAGGTTCTGGGCGAGCTGCCCCCGCTCGGCATGGCCGTCAGCCGCTTCCTGGTCACACCCGTGGTCGGCTGGTGGGCCTCCCCGTCCCCCGTCGACGTGGTCGACTACGGGGAGTCCGCCCAGGTGTTCCGCACCCCGGTCCGGGACCTGCTCGACCCGGACAACCGCGTCATGGCCGTGCTCCACCGACGGGGTGCGCGCTTCGCGAGCCCGGGGTTCGAAGTCAACGGGGTCCTCGTGTGGGGCTTCACCGCCATGGTCCTCGATTCCCTCTTCACCGCCCTGGGCTGGGGGGTCCCCTGGGACCGGACCCGGGAGCACCGGGTCGATCCGTAG
- the nth gene encoding endonuclease III: MSPDETPLALKRRARKINRVLAEAYPYAHAELDFRNPFELLVATVLSAQTTDVRVNQVTPVLFARYPDARALSEGELVDIEEIIRPTGFFRAKARSIHTLARRVVDEFDGEVPGTLAELVTLPGVGRKTANVVLGNAFGVPGITVDTHFGRLAKRFGWTASEDPVVIERDVMELFEPKDWTMLSHRVVFHGRRVCLARRPACGACPVASLCPSFGEGETDPVKARRLLRFELAPGREDLQAEMVANASDAAAIRQRTESLAAAAASAAGPAPSPAATSPEATTGRHR; the protein is encoded by the coding sequence ATGAGTCCGGACGAGACACCCCTCGCGCTCAAGCGGCGCGCACGGAAGATCAACCGGGTCCTCGCCGAGGCCTACCCCTACGCGCACGCTGAATTGGACTTCCGGAACCCCTTCGAGCTCCTCGTGGCCACGGTGCTCAGCGCGCAGACGACGGACGTCCGGGTCAACCAGGTCACCCCTGTCTTGTTCGCCCGCTACCCGGACGCGCGGGCCCTCTCGGAGGGCGAGCTCGTCGACATCGAGGAGATCATCCGGCCCACGGGATTCTTCCGGGCCAAGGCGCGCAGCATCCATACGCTGGCCCGCAGGGTCGTCGACGAGTTCGACGGCGAGGTGCCCGGGACGCTGGCAGAACTCGTGACGCTGCCCGGCGTCGGCCGCAAGACGGCCAATGTGGTGCTCGGCAACGCCTTCGGAGTCCCGGGGATCACGGTCGACACCCATTTCGGCCGCCTCGCCAAGCGGTTCGGGTGGACGGCGTCGGAGGACCCCGTGGTCATCGAGCGGGACGTCATGGAACTGTTCGAGCCCAAGGACTGGACGATGCTCTCCCACCGTGTCGTGTTCCACGGCCGCCGCGTCTGCCTCGCCCGCAGGCCGGCCTGCGGTGCCTGCCCGGTGGCCTCCCTGTGCCCCTCGTTCGGCGAAGGCGAGACCGACCCGGTCAAGGCGCGCCGACTCCTCCGGTTCGAGCTGGCGCCGGGACGGGAGGACCTCCAGGCCGAGATGGTCGCCAACGCCTCCGACGCCGCCGCCATCCGGCAGCGGACCGAGTCGCTGGCGGCCGCCGCCGCGTCCGCGGCAGGTCCGGCGCCCAGCCCGGCGGCCACCAGCCCGGAGGCCACCACGGGCCGGCACCGGTGA
- the acs gene encoding acetate--CoA ligase, with translation MAHETVTGDAFENLLRENRQFAPSPEFAAAANVHEGIYAEANADPEAFWAAQARERLTWSKDFTQTLDWSEPPFAKWFVGGEVNAAYNALDRHVENGLGDRVAIHFEGEPGDTETITYADLTERVKRAANAFESLGVAKGDRVAVYLPMIPEAVVTMLACARIGAIHSVVFGGFSSEALRSRIDDAEAKLVVTADGTYRRGKPSPLKPAVDEALAEDGHTVQHVVVVRRNGQDVAWTEGRDLAWSEVMAAASPEHTAVGHDAEHPLFILYTSGTTGKPKGILHTTGGYLTQTAFTHSAVFDLKPETDVYWCTADIGWVTGHSYVTYAPLVNGATQVMYEGTPDSPHQGRWWEIVQKYKVSILYTAPTAIRTMMKWGSDIPAKYDLSSIRVLGSVGEPINPEAWMWYREMIGGNGGRREERAPIVDTWWQTETGAIMIAPLPGVTATKPGSAQVPLPGIAVDVVDEAGQPVPDGHGGFLVIRKPWPAMLRTIWGDPQRFKDTYWSRFDGMYFAGDGAKKDDDGDIWLLGRVDDVMNVSGHRLSTTEIESALVSHPWVAEAAVVGAADETTGQAVVAFVILRGEASIPEGEDPAAVLRAHVGHEIGPIAKPRHILVVPELPKTRSGKIMRRLLKDVAEGRDPGDATTLADPTVMHKIAQDLRK, from the coding sequence ATGGCCCACGAAACCGTCACGGGCGACGCCTTCGAGAACCTGCTCCGGGAGAATCGCCAGTTCGCGCCCTCCCCCGAGTTCGCTGCGGCGGCCAACGTCCACGAGGGCATCTATGCCGAGGCGAACGCTGATCCCGAGGCCTTCTGGGCCGCGCAGGCCCGCGAGCGCCTCACCTGGTCGAAGGACTTCACCCAGACCCTGGACTGGTCGGAGCCGCCGTTCGCCAAGTGGTTCGTCGGCGGCGAGGTCAACGCCGCGTACAACGCGCTCGACCGGCACGTCGAGAACGGGCTCGGCGACCGCGTCGCCATCCACTTCGAGGGCGAGCCGGGCGACACCGAGACGATCACATACGCGGACCTGACCGAGCGCGTGAAGCGTGCGGCGAACGCGTTCGAGTCCCTCGGGGTGGCCAAGGGGGACCGCGTCGCCGTGTACCTGCCGATGATCCCCGAGGCCGTGGTGACGATGCTCGCTTGCGCACGCATCGGCGCGATCCACTCGGTCGTCTTCGGCGGCTTCTCCTCTGAGGCGCTCCGTTCGCGGATCGACGACGCCGAGGCCAAGCTCGTGGTCACCGCGGACGGGACCTACCGCCGCGGCAAGCCGAGCCCGCTCAAGCCCGCCGTGGACGAGGCCCTCGCCGAGGACGGGCACACCGTGCAGCACGTCGTGGTGGTGCGGCGCAACGGCCAGGACGTGGCCTGGACCGAGGGCCGCGACCTGGCCTGGTCCGAGGTCATGGCCGCCGCCTCGCCGGAGCACACCGCGGTGGGCCACGACGCCGAGCACCCGCTGTTCATCCTCTACACCTCCGGCACCACGGGGAAGCCGAAGGGCATCCTGCACACCACCGGCGGGTACCTGACCCAGACGGCGTTCACCCACTCTGCGGTGTTCGACCTCAAGCCGGAGACCGACGTCTACTGGTGCACCGCGGACATCGGCTGGGTCACCGGCCACTCGTACGTCACGTACGCCCCCCTCGTGAACGGCGCCACCCAGGTGATGTACGAGGGCACACCGGACTCGCCGCACCAGGGCCGGTGGTGGGAGATCGTCCAGAAGTACAAGGTCTCGATCCTCTACACGGCGCCCACGGCGATCCGCACCATGATGAAGTGGGGCTCGGACATCCCCGCCAAGTACGACCTCTCCTCGATCCGGGTCCTCGGTTCCGTGGGCGAGCCCATCAACCCCGAGGCGTGGATGTGGTACCGCGAGATGATCGGCGGCAACGGCGGCCGCCGCGAGGAGCGGGCCCCGATCGTGGACACCTGGTGGCAGACCGAGACCGGAGCGATCATGATCGCCCCGCTGCCCGGAGTCACGGCCACGAAGCCGGGCTCGGCCCAGGTTCCGCTGCCGGGCATCGCGGTCGACGTCGTGGACGAGGCCGGCCAGCCCGTGCCGGACGGGCACGGCGGCTTCCTCGTGATCCGCAAGCCGTGGCCGGCCATGCTGCGCACCATCTGGGGCGACCCGCAGCGGTTCAAGGACACCTACTGGTCCCGCTTCGACGGCATGTACTTCGCCGGCGACGGGGCGAAGAAGGACGACGACGGCGACATCTGGCTCCTGGGCCGCGTCGACGACGTCATGAACGTCTCGGGCCACCGGCTCTCCACCACGGAGATCGAGTCCGCGCTCGTCTCCCACCCGTGGGTCGCCGAGGCCGCGGTGGTCGGCGCCGCCGACGAGACGACGGGCCAGGCGGTCGTGGCCTTCGTGATCCTGCGCGGCGAGGCGAGCATCCCCGAGGGCGAGGACCCGGCGGCGGTGCTGCGCGCCCACGTGGGCCACGAGATCGGCCCGATCGCCAAGCCGCGGCACATCCTCGTGGTCCCGGAGCTGCCCAAGACCCGCTCGGGCAAGATCATGCGCCGCCTGCTCAAGGACGTCGCAGAGGGCCGCGATCCGGGCGACGCCACGACGCTGGCGGATCCGACGGTCATGCACAAGATCGCCCAGGACCTTCGCAAGTAG
- a CDS encoding LacI family DNA-binding transcriptional regulator: MPHPAAKPAPTRTDVARLAGVSTAVVSYVVNGGPKKVAPATEARVREAIAAIGYRPNAAARALKLGSSEMLGMIVPDTTNPFFVMLAHAVEVAAAERGYALLIANSDASVATERRHVESLASRRVDGVFLSSVLFEPDLRDLESADIPVVLLNHSLDSPGFASVGVDLRAGGRTAVAHLAEHGHRDIGLVMGTTTGGGLDGREAGWLEGIRAAGLVPGPVIRAPFRREEGYRLGLELAASADRPTALFASSDILAVGIVKAFHESGVRIPEDVAIVSFDGSPEAEYSWPGLTTLAQPISEMAAAAVESLVGGGPTTNRIFAPELVRRASCGC, from the coding sequence ATGCCCCATCCCGCCGCGAAGCCGGCCCCCACCCGCACCGACGTGGCCCGGCTCGCCGGCGTGAGCACCGCCGTCGTGAGCTACGTGGTCAACGGCGGCCCCAAGAAGGTGGCCCCAGCCACCGAGGCGAGGGTCCGGGAGGCGATCGCGGCCATCGGCTACCGGCCCAACGCCGCCGCCCGGGCCCTCAAGCTCGGTTCGAGCGAGATGCTGGGCATGATCGTGCCGGACACCACCAACCCTTTCTTCGTCATGCTCGCGCACGCGGTCGAGGTGGCCGCCGCCGAGCGCGGCTACGCCCTCCTGATCGCCAACTCGGACGCGTCCGTCGCGACCGAGCGCCGGCACGTCGAGAGCCTCGCGAGCCGGAGGGTGGACGGGGTGTTCCTCTCGAGCGTGCTGTTCGAACCGGACCTGCGCGACCTCGAGTCCGCTGACATCCCCGTGGTGCTGCTCAACCACAGCCTCGACAGCCCCGGGTTCGCGTCCGTGGGCGTGGACCTGCGCGCGGGCGGCCGGACCGCTGTCGCGCATCTCGCGGAGCACGGCCACCGCGACATCGGGCTCGTGATGGGCACCACCACCGGGGGCGGCCTCGACGGGCGCGAGGCCGGCTGGCTCGAGGGGATCCGCGCGGCGGGCCTCGTCCCCGGCCCGGTGATCAGGGCACCGTTCCGCCGCGAGGAGGGCTACCGGCTCGGTCTCGAACTCGCGGCGTCCGCCGACCGGCCGACGGCGCTGTTCGCCAGCTCGGACATCCTCGCCGTCGGGATCGTGAAGGCCTTCCACGAGTCCGGCGTGCGCATTCCCGAGGACGTCGCGATCGTCTCCTTCGACGGCTCGCCGGAGGCGGAGTACAGCTGGCCGGGCCTGACGACGCTCGCGCAGCCGATCTCCGAGATGGCCGCCGCCGCCGTCGAGTCCCTCGTGGGCGGCGGCCCCACCACGAACCGCATCTTCGCTCCGGAACTCGTGCGCCGCGCCTCCTGCGGCTGCTAG
- a CDS encoding alpha-galactosidase, with translation MDPLHLRSAGTSLLLAFDSGEAEIVHWGAALGAALPDLALLTPPIPHSALDVPVVAGLLPQASSGWLGRPGLRGSRLAPAGTAAHDAGVPGFAFSPALRVVSAEATPDGRGARIVQADDDAGVRVASELTLHEGGLLEVSHELANTGATPYCLDELGTVLPVPGDAVELLDLTGRWCRENHPQRHRIAQGTWVRSGRHGRTGHDSSLLVAAGTSGFSNRTGRVWAAHFAWSGNHEQYLDSLADGRRILGAAELLGPGEVVLAPGEAYRTPTLYAAFSDRGLDGITEAFYEWFRARPSHVGTTSGRVRPVVLNTWEAVYFDHRLEPLLELAESAAELGVERFVLDDGWFRGRRDDHAGLGDWYVDEAMWPEGLTPLVERVTGLGMEFGLWVEPEMVNLDSDVARAHPDWIVRPTAASHKDGGRLPLEWRHQHILDLANPDAWQYIYERLDALLSENDIAYLKWDQNRDLAEHGHAGRPSVHEQTLAAYRLFDALRAAHPHVEIESCSSGGARVDLGILQRTDRVWASDCNDALERQTIQRWTQAVLPPELVGAHVGPTHSHTTGRVHDISFRAITALFGHFGMEWDIRQAAPAERETLRRAIRLYKRHRGLIHSGVRVNADLTESNLSLHGVVAHDGASGLFSAVALGTLATELPGRVGLPGLDPNRTYTVRAVLPTPEDADWKDTFIQTAPPAWLAEGATAPGRFLAEVGLPLPVLRPEHAILLEVTPESQSVSD, from the coding sequence ATGGACCCCCTTCACCTCCGTTCCGCCGGTACCAGCCTCCTCCTTGCCTTCGACTCCGGCGAGGCGGAGATCGTCCATTGGGGAGCCGCACTCGGCGCGGCCCTCCCCGATCTCGCCCTCCTGACTCCGCCGATTCCGCATTCGGCGCTCGACGTGCCGGTGGTCGCGGGGCTCCTTCCGCAGGCGTCCTCGGGGTGGCTGGGCCGCCCCGGGCTGCGCGGGTCACGGCTGGCCCCCGCGGGCACCGCGGCGCACGACGCCGGCGTCCCCGGCTTCGCGTTCTCGCCCGCCCTCCGCGTCGTCTCGGCCGAGGCGACCCCGGACGGCCGGGGGGCGCGGATCGTCCAGGCCGACGACGACGCGGGGGTGCGCGTGGCGTCGGAGCTCACGCTCCACGAGGGCGGCCTCCTCGAGGTCTCCCACGAGCTGGCCAACACCGGGGCCACCCCCTACTGCCTCGACGAGCTCGGCACCGTGCTCCCGGTGCCGGGCGACGCCGTCGAACTGCTGGACCTCACCGGCCGCTGGTGCCGCGAGAACCACCCGCAGCGGCACCGAATCGCGCAGGGCACCTGGGTGCGCTCGGGCCGCCACGGGCGCACCGGCCACGACTCCTCGCTCCTCGTGGCCGCCGGCACCTCCGGCTTCTCCAACCGGACCGGTCGCGTCTGGGCCGCACACTTCGCCTGGTCCGGCAACCACGAGCAGTACCTCGACTCGCTCGCCGACGGGCGCCGGATCCTGGGCGCCGCGGAGCTCCTCGGCCCGGGCGAGGTGGTGCTCGCCCCCGGCGAGGCCTACCGCACCCCCACCCTGTACGCGGCCTTCTCGGACCGCGGGCTCGACGGGATCACCGAGGCCTTCTACGAGTGGTTCCGGGCACGGCCCAGCCACGTCGGCACGACCTCCGGCCGCGTCCGCCCCGTCGTCCTCAACACGTGGGAGGCCGTGTACTTCGACCACCGGCTCGAGCCGCTGCTCGAGCTCGCCGAGTCCGCGGCGGAGCTCGGCGTAGAGCGCTTCGTCCTCGATGACGGGTGGTTCCGGGGGCGCCGCGACGACCACGCGGGACTCGGAGACTGGTACGTCGACGAGGCCATGTGGCCCGAGGGACTGACACCCCTGGTCGAGAGGGTCACCGGCCTCGGCATGGAGTTCGGGCTGTGGGTCGAGCCCGAGATGGTCAACCTCGACTCCGACGTGGCCCGGGCCCATCCCGACTGGATCGTGCGGCCGACCGCCGCCTCCCACAAGGACGGGGGCAGGCTCCCGCTCGAATGGCGGCACCAGCACATCCTCGACCTGGCGAACCCGGACGCCTGGCAGTACATCTACGAGCGCCTCGATGCCCTCCTGAGCGAGAACGACATCGCCTACCTCAAGTGGGACCAGAACCGCGACCTGGCCGAGCACGGCCACGCGGGGCGCCCCTCGGTGCACGAGCAGACTCTTGCCGCCTACAGGCTGTTCGACGCGCTGCGGGCCGCGCATCCGCACGTCGAGATCGAGTCCTGCTCGTCCGGCGGGGCGCGCGTGGACCTCGGCATCCTGCAGCGCACGGACCGGGTGTGGGCCTCGGACTGCAACGACGCCCTCGAGCGCCAGACCATCCAGCGCTGGACCCAGGCCGTCCTGCCGCCAGAGCTCGTCGGAGCGCACGTGGGCCCGACCCACTCGCACACCACCGGCCGCGTCCACGACATCTCGTTCCGGGCCATCACCGCCCTGTTCGGCCACTTCGGCATGGAGTGGGACATCCGGCAGGCCGCACCGGCCGAGCGGGAGACCCTGCGGCGCGCCATCCGCCTCTACAAGCGCCACCGCGGCCTGATCCACTCGGGCGTGCGCGTCAACGCGGACCTGACGGAGTCGAACCTGTCACTCCACGGAGTCGTGGCGCACGACGGCGCGTCCGGCCTGTTCTCGGCCGTCGCCCTGGGCACGCTCGCAACGGAGCTGCCCGGCCGCGTGGGGCTCCCCGGCCTCGACCCCAACCGGACCTACACGGTCCGGGCGGTACTGCCGACGCCCGAGGACGCTGACTGGAAGGACACGTTCATCCAGACCGCGCCCCCGGCGTGGCTCGCCGAAGGGGCCACGGCCCCGGGCCGCTTCCTCGCCGAGGTCGGCCTCCCGCTGCCGGTCCTCCGGCCCGAGCACGCCATCCTGCTCGAGGTGACCCCCGAAAGTCAGTCCGTTTCTGATTAG